The proteins below come from a single Candidatus Delongbacteria bacterium genomic window:
- a CDS encoding T9SS type A sorting domain-containing protein has translation MKRPSILFLLLAGSLPALASWQAVNTGLGSMDVRSIFAYQDTVMAGTASGIFRSEDGTSWSAINGNIGNTSIRDLRGGGGPRVIWASTDSGAYFTQDQQEYFPCASSGPGSGAINYFWFGADSEEFNWALGTEGQGVFAGPEVDGPWTAFNNGLSGDALFVNDLSGYDDDEISPRVIATDAGIFLSMDNMASWTDINDGLSGAELQAHRVVVLGTLIMAATDGGLIATPDYGITWYSLVENPGVFLTVALYPFSGMALAFGDAGYQANDFFTYNPLDMSGVSGGPITCVAMTTTHVYVGTRSGGVFREEIQNLSDIADHLLAGPLDYRLLGNFPNPFNPGTRIDYSLAQAGQVRILVHDLLGREVRVIDRGPQAMGPHGFSFDAGALPSGTYFYSLEVNQRVRDTRRMTIVK, from the coding sequence ATGAAACGACCCTCGATCCTCTTCCTGCTGCTGGCGGGCAGCCTTCCGGCCCTGGCCAGCTGGCAGGCAGTGAACACCGGGCTGGGCAGCATGGATGTCCGTTCGATCTTCGCCTATCAGGACACCGTGATGGCCGGCACGGCCAGCGGCATTTTCCGCAGCGAGGATGGCACCTCCTGGAGCGCGATCAACGGCAACATCGGCAATACGAGCATCCGCGACCTGAGGGGCGGAGGTGGACCTCGCGTGATCTGGGCCAGCACGGACTCCGGCGCGTACTTCACCCAGGACCAGCAGGAGTACTTCCCCTGCGCCAGCAGCGGCCCGGGAAGCGGCGCGATCAACTACTTCTGGTTCGGCGCGGACAGCGAGGAATTCAACTGGGCTCTGGGCACCGAAGGGCAGGGGGTCTTTGCCGGTCCGGAGGTAGATGGTCCCTGGACGGCCTTCAACAATGGTCTCAGTGGCGATGCGCTCTTCGTCAACGACCTCAGCGGATACGATGACGACGAGATCAGTCCCCGCGTGATCGCGACCGATGCAGGAATCTTTCTTTCCATGGACAACATGGCCAGCTGGACCGACATCAATGACGGACTCAGCGGAGCCGAGCTCCAGGCGCACCGGGTGGTTGTTCTGGGCACTCTGATCATGGCGGCCACCGATGGCGGCCTGATCGCCACACCGGACTACGGCATCACCTGGTATTCCCTCGTCGAGAATCCCGGCGTGTTTCTCACGGTCGCCCTGTATCCCTTCTCCGGCATGGCTCTGGCCTTCGGAGATGCGGGCTATCAGGCGAATGACTTCTTCACCTACAACCCTCTGGACATGAGCGGTGTCAGCGGCGGCCCGATCACCTGTGTCGCCATGACCACAACCCATGTCTACGTGGGCACCCGCAGCGGCGGTGTCTTCCGCGAGGAGATCCAGAATCTCAGCGACATCGCGGACCACCTGCTGGCCGGCCCCCTGGACTACAGGTTGCTGGGCAACTTTCCCAACCCCTTCAATCCCGGCACCCGCATCGACTACTCGCTGGCACAGGCCGGGCAGGTGCGGATCCTCGTGCACGATCTGCTGGGACGCGAAGTGCGCGTCATCGACCGGGGGCCCCAGGCCATGGGTCCGCACGGCTTCTCCTTCGATGCCGGTGCGCTGCCCAGCGGAACCTATTTCTACTCTCTCGAAGTGAACCAGCGCGTGCGTGACACACGCCGCATGACCATCGTCAAATGA
- a CDS encoding outer membrane beta-barrel protein encodes MRNLLLLSLCAGSALAQVDLSGFVDASLRYDADPRALAFSTDQVELDLVRQSDDGVLLRADLDFSDDGAGGWAAAVEQGYLSLGLPGSWDARLSLGRFNAPIGFESLDAPDMYQYSHSLVFDYGLPTNFTGARTDLQLRPGLDLVLILANSWDANTETDMEKTFAGRLGGQLGDFSGGFSWIADPEVTGDDGQLVLDLDARWEHGAWLLGLEVNTGSYTDAAGNDGSWTGFLLMSHWTINETLGLTLRVDQFDDADMLRLGEAFIDPVSGAISGVTRSSLTIAPTFTLGEKLGAVLEFRLDSVDQKIWLDEDGAATDSRFAIAAEMTYGF; translated from the coding sequence ATGAGAAACCTGCTGCTTCTCAGCCTCTGCGCCGGAAGTGCCCTGGCCCAGGTGGACCTGTCGGGCTTCGTGGACGCCAGCCTGCGCTACGATGCCGATCCCCGGGCCCTGGCCTTCAGTACCGATCAGGTGGAACTGGACCTGGTGCGCCAGTCGGACGATGGTGTCCTGCTGCGTGCCGATCTGGACTTCAGCGATGATGGCGCCGGGGGCTGGGCCGCCGCCGTGGAACAGGGATACCTGTCCCTGGGACTTCCCGGATCCTGGGACGCCCGCCTCAGTCTGGGCCGCTTCAATGCACCCATTGGCTTCGAATCGCTGGATGCCCCGGACATGTACCAGTACAGCCACTCTCTCGTCTTCGACTATGGGTTACCCACCAACTTCACCGGAGCGCGCACCGATCTGCAGCTGCGCCCCGGGCTGGATCTGGTGCTGATACTGGCCAACAGCTGGGATGCGAACACGGAAACCGACATGGAGAAAACTTTCGCGGGCCGCCTGGGGGGCCAGCTGGGAGACTTCTCCGGCGGCTTCTCGTGGATTGCCGACCCGGAAGTCACGGGCGACGATGGCCAGCTGGTGCTGGATCTGGACGCCCGCTGGGAACACGGAGCCTGGCTGCTGGGACTGGAAGTCAACACGGGCAGCTACACCGATGCCGCAGGCAACGATGGCAGCTGGACCGGCTTTCTGCTGATGAGTCACTGGACCATCAATGAGACACTGGGCCTGACCCTGCGGGTGGACCAGTTCGACGACGCCGACATGCTGCGTCTGGGCGAGGCCTTCATCGACCCGGTCAGCGGCGCCATTTCGGGCGTGACGCGCAGCTCGCTCACCATCGCTCCCACATTCACTCTTGGCGAAAAGCTGGGCGCGGTGCTCGAATTCCGCCTGGACAGCGTGGATCAGAAAATCTGGCTGGACGAGGACGGCGCGGCCACCGACTCCCGTTTCGCCATTGCCGCCGAAATGACCTACGGTTTCTGA